CTGGATGAGTTTCATCATTTTATCGATCGCGAATCTAAAAAAGTTTTAAAAAACGTTTGCGATTGGTTAAAGAATCTGATTTTAAACACTCGAATACCCGTTGTTTTATTTGGGCTACCTGAGTCTAAAAGAATTTTGGAGGTTGATAATTGGCAGTTAAGTCGTAGATTTACTTACCGTCATGAATTGATTCCTTTTCCTCGCAATGATTCGGGGATGGAATTGTTTCGCCAATTTCTTAGTGATATAGAAGAGCAATTACCTTTAGCAGAAAAGTCTGGGTTGGCTACAAAGTCTCTATCAGAGCGTATCTATTACGCTACTGACGGCACTATTGCTCATGTTATGACACTAATTCGTAAAGGAACTACTTTAGCAATTAGAAATGATCTAGATCGCCTCGATCTAGAGATTATGAATACTCTTTATCATAGACATCTCAAGCATGAAAAGCCTTTTAAATATACCGAGCCGTTTCTGGTTAAAAAACTAGATTTTGAAGCAAGTTATGCGTTTGATACAAGTAAACAAATTAATCAAAACAATCGCAACGGAAATTTAAGAAGTATTTTACATAGTTAAATCAGGATGCCATTTTTACGTAGACCTAGACCTGGAGCAAACGAAATATTTTCGAGCTATTTACTACGGCTTACTCAGGCAAATGGCTACAATAATTATCAAGCAATTTTGAATTATGTCAGCATTCAATCTGATTTCCATAAACTCAACTATTTATCGAAAGATACCATTAATCTAACCACATTGAGTCAAATGACAGAGTTAGAGAAAGGGCAATTATGGGAGATGATATTTTCAGAAATCGGCGATCGCAAAGTTCGAGCTTATGGATCGATTTTGGATTATGAGTGGTTAGAGCGCGAAAAACTTAAGATTTGTCCAGCTTGTTTTGCTACTGATGGGTACTACCATAAACACTGGTCTTTGTGGTGCTATACCAGTTGTTATCTTCACCAATGCTTGCTAGTTGATATTTGCCCACAATGCCAGTCTGTGTGGAATTGGGATGACTTGAAGAATGACTGGAAATGTAAATGTGGGTGGAAGTTTGCTGAAACGTTAGTTACCAAGATAAAGCAAGAAGAAAATAACTTAAGCGAAGTAGTGGCTCGTAGCTGCAAATTAACAGAGGGAAAATCAACATCTTTAAATTCTAAATCTCTACTTTCCGACCTCAGCTTATCCCAAATATCTCTGCTAATGAGATCTACTGTCTCGCTACACAATCCAGGGGATAGTTTATATCAACTTCAATTACCATCAACAAATCAAGATTTACACACATTGCTATCAAAATCGGCACTCATATATACATCTGAGTCCAGCAACTTATCATACTTCTTACAGTGGTTCGATCGCTTTTACCGACTGGAGTACAAGAGATTTGGACAAAGAAAGAATCATTTACAGAAATTAAGTCTCATTGCCACCTTCGGTCAAAAGTTGGAAGATCTTCGCCTGAAATAATTACTCTTATAATTGCAATTTGCTAAACCATAACATTTTCACACGACAATCGCTTCAATTGCACTATAAAGCTCGTCACGATCGCGATTTATAAATACATTGCTATAGCATCACCT
The DNA window shown above is from Coleofasciculaceae cyanobacterium and carries:
- a CDS encoding TniB family NTP-binding protein: MSEDIKYTTSKEKIIAANQIYATYPLFNRILEDIYECHYSPETNADSDPDCLLLMGEAGAGKTTIYKTYAQNYPRQETDEGSIVPIVYTPIPVPATVKGLVEAILKKLGDPLYNKGTTTNQTSRAYDLLAACQVELIVLDEFHHFIDRESKKVLKNVCDWLKNLILNTRIPVVLFGLPESKRILEVDNWQLSRRFTYRHELIPFPRNDSGMELFRQFLSDIEEQLPLAEKSGLATKSLSERIYYATDGTIAHVMTLIRKGTTLAIRNDLDRLDLEIMNTLYHRHLKHEKPFKYTEPFLVKKLDFEASYAFDTSKQINQNNRNGNLRSILHS
- a CDS encoding TniQ family protein; the protein is MPFLRRPRPGANEIFSSYLLRLTQANGYNNYQAILNYVSIQSDFHKLNYLSKDTINLTTLSQMTELEKGQLWEMIFSEIGDRKVRAYGSILDYEWLEREKLKICPACFATDGYYHKHWSLWCYTSCYLHQCLLVDICPQCQSVWNWDDLKNDWKCKCGWKFAETLVTKIKQEENNLSEVVARSCKLTEGKSTSLNSKSLLSDLSLSQISLLMRSTVSLHNPGDSLYQLQLPSTNQDLHTLLSKSALIYTSESSNLSYFLQWFDRFYRLEYKRFGQRKNHLQKLSLIATFGQKLEDLRLK